From the Thermodesulfovibrionales bacterium genome, the window ACCTGGACGGCACCCTTGTCGATTCGAGTCTCGATATCATGCATGCCCTGAATCATGCGGTCGAGCCTTATTCCTCCCGGCGTTTTACCGTTTCGGAGACGATCACTCTTGTCGGCGAAGGCATCCCCCGCCTCATCGAAAAGATTACCCCCGGGGCGGACGAGCAGACGCGTGCCGACGTCATGGAACGCTTCACGCAACACTACCTCTCACATCTGCTCGATAATACCACGGTGTATC encodes:
- a CDS encoding HAD hydrolase-like protein, yielding MSLRLIIFDLDGTLVDSSLDIMHALNHAVEPYSSRRFTVSETITLVGEGIPRLIEKITPGADEQTRADVMERFTQHYLSHLLDNTTVY